In Chiroxiphia lanceolata isolate bChiLan1 chromosome 2, bChiLan1.pri, whole genome shotgun sequence, a single genomic region encodes these proteins:
- the VTCN1 gene encoding V-set domain-containing T-cell activation inhibitor 1 isoform X2, translating to MASQSQIIFWSMTTVIIILAAVIALIIGFGVSGKHSVSVMALTSPGNIGQRSILDCTFEPDIRMGSIVIQWVKAGVAGLVHEFKGGKDHLQEQNPLFQGRTALFADQVMGGNASLELRDVQLSDAGTYQCSVTTARGSGAAVLQYRTGAFSIPEVLVVNSSSGDTLQCEALRWFPRPTVHWTVDNGAGEHLPHTANTSYELNAENITLKVVSFLHNITANATYTCVIENNIAKATGSIKVTDFSITRETNLQLVSLNAESVSYSFPACHWMLLLPLYLLSI from the exons ATGGCATCCCAAAGCCAGATCATTTTCTGGAG CATGACTACAGTCATTATCATCCTGGCGGCGGTGATTGCCCTGATCATTGGTTTTGGTGTCTCAG GAAAACACTCCGTCAGCGTGATGGCGCTGACATCTCCAGGGAACATCGGCCAGCGCAGCATTCTGGACTGCACTTTCGAGCCCGACATCCGGATGGGCAGCATAGTGATCCAGTGGGTCAAGGCAGGAGTAGCTGGGCTGGTTCACGAGTTCAAGGGTGGGAAGGACCACCTGCAAGAGCAAAATCCGTTGTTTCAGGGCCGCACGGCACTGTTTGCGGACCAGGTGATGGGCGGCAATGCTTCCCTGGAGCTGAGGGATGTGCAGCTCTCCGATGCTGGCACCTACCAGTGCTCTGTCACCACAGCCAGAGGGAGCggggcagcagtgctgcagtaCAGGACAGGAG cCTTCAGCATCCCCGAGGTGCTCGTAgtgaacagcagcagtggggacaCGTTGCAGTGTGAAGCACTGCGCTGGTTCCCTCGACCCACTGTGCACTGGACAGTCGACAACGGTGCCGGGGAGCACCTCCCTCACACTGCCAACACCAGCTACGAGCTGAACGCTGAAAACATCACTCTGAAAGTGGTTTCTTTTCTCCATAACATTACTGCTAATGCCACCTACACCTGTGTGATTGAAAACAACATTGCCAAGGCTACAGGCAGCATCAAAGTGACAG ATTTCAGCATTACAAGGGAGACTAACTTGCAACTGGTGAGCCTGAATGCAGAGTCAGTGTCATACTCCTTTCCAGCCTGTCACTGGATGCTTCTGCTTCCCCTGTATCTGCTGTCGATATAA
- the VTCN1 gene encoding V-set domain-containing T-cell activation inhibitor 1 isoform X1 yields MASQSQIIFWSMTTVIIILAAVIALIIGFGVSGKHSVSVMALTSPGNIGQRSILDCTFEPDIRMGSIVIQWVKAGVAGLVHEFKGGKDHLQEQNPLFQGRTALFADQVMGGNASLELRDVQLSDAGTYQCSVTTARGSGAAVLQYRTGAFSIPEVLVVNSSSGDTLQCEALRWFPRPTVHWTVDNGAGEHLPHTANTSYELNAENITLKVVSFLHNITANATYTCVIENNIAKATGSIKVTASHYSSATDFSITRETNLQLVSLNAESVSYSFPACHWMLLLPLYLLSI; encoded by the exons ATGGCATCCCAAAGCCAGATCATTTTCTGGAG CATGACTACAGTCATTATCATCCTGGCGGCGGTGATTGCCCTGATCATTGGTTTTGGTGTCTCAG GAAAACACTCCGTCAGCGTGATGGCGCTGACATCTCCAGGGAACATCGGCCAGCGCAGCATTCTGGACTGCACTTTCGAGCCCGACATCCGGATGGGCAGCATAGTGATCCAGTGGGTCAAGGCAGGAGTAGCTGGGCTGGTTCACGAGTTCAAGGGTGGGAAGGACCACCTGCAAGAGCAAAATCCGTTGTTTCAGGGCCGCACGGCACTGTTTGCGGACCAGGTGATGGGCGGCAATGCTTCCCTGGAGCTGAGGGATGTGCAGCTCTCCGATGCTGGCACCTACCAGTGCTCTGTCACCACAGCCAGAGGGAGCggggcagcagtgctgcagtaCAGGACAGGAG cCTTCAGCATCCCCGAGGTGCTCGTAgtgaacagcagcagtggggacaCGTTGCAGTGTGAAGCACTGCGCTGGTTCCCTCGACCCACTGTGCACTGGACAGTCGACAACGGTGCCGGGGAGCACCTCCCTCACACTGCCAACACCAGCTACGAGCTGAACGCTGAAAACATCACTCTGAAAGTGGTTTCTTTTCTCCATAACATTACTGCTAATGCCACCTACACCTGTGTGATTGAAAACAACATTGCCAAGGCTACAGGCAGCATCAAAGTGACAG CCTCTCACTACTCTTCTGCTACAGATTTCAGCATTACAAGGGAGACTAACTTGCAACTGGTGAGCCTGAATGCAGAGTCAGTGTCATACTCCTTTCCAGCCTGTCACTGGATGCTTCTGCTTCCCCTGTATCTGCTGTCGATATAA
- the TRIM45 gene encoding tripartite motif-containing protein 45 — protein sequence MSGPRCPQCAQPWVSPRLLPCLHSLCDPCLRRLGALEGEPGGAARPVLCPVCDAEVSLPPGGVGQLTPDCLAGSRAGAAAGCDLCADGAAAGRCLTCGVRLCPFCCRAHRRQKKTASHAVMELENTRDCSQAGKPLLCPSHPTEELRLFCEQCDQPVCQECVLGRHRQHPYDFTSNVIHRHGDALRKLLKSTQQHMDTLEDVLSQIDKMGSAVRSRAEAVATEICLFASGYVRAIEEHRDRLLKQLEDLKVQKENLLHLQKAQLQQLLLDMRTGVEFTEHLLMSGSDLEILITKGVVSSRLMKLNSVAYSTHPSVDDRIQFSAQERAGQCCGYAVFGAVLNKVVDPARCTLHGEGLHSAHQNQRTGFTLLCKDTTGEQMGQGGGAVQVTIAHKDKRDCAVKPTVCDNGDGTYYISYSPEEPGLYAVCVCVKGQHVQGSPFTVMVKHKFREHQGVFHCCTFCSSGGQKAARCACGGTMPGGYQGCGHGHKGHPGCHHWSCCGQVKQSSECLGGPPSDTSSRSLLRTVAL from the exons ATGTCGGGGCCGCGCTGCCCGCAGTGCGCCCAGCCCTGGGTGTCGCCGcggctgctgccctgcctgcactcGCTGTGCGACCCCTGCCTGCGGCGGCTCGGGGCGCTGGAGGGGGAGCCGGGGGGCGCCGCCCGCCCCGTGCTGTGCCCGGTGTGCGACGCCGAGGTGTCGCTGCCGCCCGGGGGCGTGGGGCAGCTCACCCCCGACTGCCTGGCCGGGAGCCGcgccggggcggccgcgggctGCGACCTCTGCGCCGACGGGGCGGCGGCCGGGCGGTGCCTCACCTGCGGGGTCCGCCTATGCCCCTTCTGCTGCCGGGCTCACAG GAGACAGAAGAAGACAGCTTCTCACGCTGTGATGGAGCTGGAGAACACCAGGGattgcagccaggctgggaagcCTCTCTTGtgcccttcccatcccacagagGAGCTAAGGCTGTTCTGCGAGCAGTGTGACCAGCCGGTGTGCCAGGAGTGCGTGTTAGGCAGACACCGTCAGCACCCCTATGACTTCACCAGCAATGTCATCCACAGGCATGGGGACGCCCTGCGGAAGCTGCTCAAGAGCACCCAGCAGCACATGGACACCCTGGAGGATGTGCTGAGCCAGATTGATAAGATGGGCAGTGCCGTCCGCAGCCGCGCGGAGGCTGTGGCCACAGAGATCTGCTTGTTTGCCAGTGGCTATGTGCGAGCGATTGAAGAGCACCGGGACCGGCTGCTGAAGCAGCTGGAGGACTTGAAGGTGCAGAAGGAAAACCTGCTGCACTTGCAGAaggctcagctgcagcagctgttgctggaCATGAGGACAGGTGTGGAGTTCACAGAGCACTTGCTGATGAGCGGCTCCGATCTGGAGATCCTCATCACCAAAGGGGTGGTGTCAAGCCGTCTGATGAAGCTGAACAGCGTTGCTTACAGCACCCACCCCAGTGTGGACGACAGAATCCAGTTCTCTGCCCAGGAGAGGGCAGGGCAGTGTTGTGGCTATGCAGTTTTTGGGGCCGTTCTCAATAAAGTGGTTGATCCAGCCAGATGTACCCTGCATGGGGAAG GTCTCCACAGTGCCCATCAGAACCAGCGGACTGGCTTTACCCTGCTCTGCAAAGACACCACAGGGGAGCAGATGGGGCAAGGAGGAGGGGCTGTGCAGGTCACCATCGCCCACAAGGACAAGAGAGACTG TGCGGTCAAGCCAACAGTGTGTGATAATGGTGATGGGACCTACTATATTTCCTACAGCCCTGAGGAGCCAGGCTTGTATGCTGTCTGCGTCTGTGTGAAAGGGCAACATGTACAG GGCTCTCCATTCACTGTGATGGTGAAACACAAGTTCCGTGAGCACCAAGGTGTGTTCCACTGCTGCACGTTCTGCTCAAGCGGAGGGCAGAAAGCTGCTCGCTGTGCCTGTGGTGGGACCATGCCAG GTGGGTACCAAGGCTGTGGCCATGGACACAAAGGTCACCCTGGCTGCCACCACTGGTCGTGCTGTGGACAAGTGAAGCAGAGCTCAGAGTGTCTGGGTGGGCCACCCAGCGACACATCATCCAGGAGTTTGCTCAGGACAGTGGCGCTCTGA